Part of the Zea mays cultivar B73 chromosome 4, Zm-B73-REFERENCE-NAM-5.0, whole genome shotgun sequence genome is shown below.
GATGCATCTCATGCTCGTCGATTCCAGAGCAATTGGTTTAAACAATTTAGTTGGCTAGAGTATTCACCTCATACAGATCGTGCTTATTGTCTCCCATGTTTTCTTTTTTCAAAGAAACCAATTGGAAAGTATGGATCAGATACATTCACAGTCAAGGGGTTTAACAATTGGAAAAAGGTTAATGAAGGAAAGGAATGTGCTTTTCTAAAACATATGGGAAATTCTGGTTCTGCCCATAACTATTCTGTTGGATGTTTCAATAATCTGAAAAACAGTATGACTCATATTGACAAGGTGATGGTtaaagaaaatgagaaattagtTGCAGAAGCAAGACTAAGGCTTACGACTACCATCAATTCCATTAGGTAAAAAATAAGTTTGTTTTTTATGATGTTTATACATATGTATACAttattatcatcatcatcatcttaatAATTTAATATCTTAAACCTTGCATGTTGTGTAGGTGGCTAACATTTCAAGGTTGTCCATTTAGAGGCCATGATGAATCTCAGAATTCATTAAATCAAGGTAATTTTCTTGAAATGGTCAAGCTTTTGGCTTCATATAACAAGGACGTGAAAGGAGTTGTGTTACAAAATGCTCCAAAAAATGCCAAATACACTTCATCTGATGTCCAGAAGGAAATTCTAAGCATTGTTGCACGGAAAGTGCAAAAATTAATAAGAGAAGAAATTGGCACTAGCAAGTTTTGCATCATGGTTGATGAAGCTCGAGATGAATCTAAAAAGGAGCAAATGGCAATAGTCATCCGTTTTGTCAACAAAGAAGGACTTATCAAGGAACGTTTTCTTGACCTCGTTCATGTGAAGGATACTACTGCAGTGACTCTTAAGAACTCAATTTGTGTTGTCTTAACTGCAACAGGTACACAACTTCTTTCAACATGCAACTTTTATCATAAATGTTGTTAGTTCATCTACTAAGCGCAATGATGAGTTACTAGCTGCACAAGCTGAAGAAATAGCTCGTGAAATTGAATTGGGAGAGCTTGACACTGGACAAGGTGCAAATCAGATGAGCTCTCTACAGAGGCCAGGGGACACTAGATGGAGTTCCCATTACAAGTCAATTCAAAGCTTAAAGAAGATGTTTAGCGCCACAATTTCAGTCCTACGTAGTATTGCAAATGATCGTTCAGTTTCAAAGTATTCTCGTGGTGATGCTGCAGGTGCACTACAAATTATTGTCAAATTTGATTTTGTGTTTATTTTGCTCATGATGGAAAAGATTATGAAGATAACCGATGTGCTATGTCAAACACTCCAAAAGAAGTCAATTGATATTTTAAATGCACTAGATTCAGTTTCCAATACTAAAGTCTTACTTGGTAACTTGCGAAATGATGGTTGGGATCCTCTTCTTCAGGAGGTCAATTACTTTTGTGAAAAGAATGACATCGATATTTTGGATCTGAATCACAAGTATGTTTCCTTTGGCTAAATTATTGCACAATTATTATTCATATCATATGAATTGATCTTATTTGTATTTTATCACATTTGTAGGTTTGTTGATGTGACCAAATCTCGAAATAAGAATGATAACACCACCGTTTTTCATCATTATAAATTTGATGTGTTTAATGTTGCAATTGATCAACAACTGAATGAGATAGAAGATCGATTTGGTGGCCAAGCGACAGACCTTTTATCACTTTGTGCTTTCTTGAATCCAATACTTGGCTCTTTTGACATGGAAAAGGTATGCTCTCTAGTGGAAAAGTATTATCCTGCTGATTTctcaaatcaagaaagaatgcaATTAGAGTGCCAATTGCCACATTTTCAACTTGATGTTTGCAACCATCCAGAACTAAAGGGTTTATCATCTTTGGTTGATTTAACAAGTGGATTAGTTAAGCTGGGTAAAGATTCTTCTTATCCGATGGTAGATAAATTATTGAGATTACTCTTAACTCTCCCTGTGTCAACTGCGACCACAGAGAGAGCCTTTTCAGCTATGAAATTTGTGAAGACACGTCTTCGAAGCAAAATGGGAGATGCCTATTTACGGGATTATCTGGTCgtttatattgaaagggaattagcggCAATGATTAGTTCTGATGATATTATCAAGGCCTATGATCTAGCTAATACACGTAGAGCTAAATTCAAAATAACTgagatgtaattttattttgttTGACAAAATAGATGCTGTTTTATTATACTGTTTTTGTAATGAACATTATATATCAATATATGTATTGTGGTTGGTTTCTTTGCCATTTTAATAATGTATCCTTGCTGGTTTGGTCGCTTGGAGGCTAAGTCTGCCCCCTATCTTCGGATCCTGGCTTCGCCCCTGGCTGTGCGCTGACGTCGGCGCAGCCGTGCAGTCATGCTGCGGCGGTCGCCAAACTCGTCGTGCCTACGTCTCGCCCCTCACCCATCTGCTCCCTCCGGCCATGTGGAATCGCCTCCTCTTCCCTCTCCAAAAAATCTGCGACCGGTCTTCTCACAATGCTCGGTCGTCGTGCCTGAGGCTCAtagcgtcgtcgtcctgctgttgcGAGGGGCTCCTGCTCCCTCTGGAATCCATCGGCGAGCCCCCTCCAGTGTATAGGGCTAGCCAACGTATAGTTTCTCTGCTCCGATCTGCTCACCGATTGTTCGCCTGCTCGGCAGCGCCTACCGATCCGCCGTCTTTTTTGTGTGTGTCCTTTGTAGGGCTCTTCTGCTGCGGATGCGGTAGTCTGGAACCTGTGTTGCTTTTTTCGTGTGCAACGTTCGTAGTCGTAGGTGAGCTGCCCGTTCGAGGCGTCGTAGTTCTGTGTGTTCCATGTCGTCAATGCTCTGCTCAGTGCTCTGGCCACGCAGGTTTTTCGCTTACGAAAGTTACGAACCATGCTTATGGGTTTTCCTGTCTTTGTTTCTATATGGTTGTCATGTTTAGCCTCAGTGTCTTGTACGTGATTTCATTTAATTCATTGGTTTACCGGCGCTTTCACTCACCTTTGCCCGTGCTGAAAAATTGTCTGATTTGCATCTGTGAATCTCTAATCAGGTAGGGATACGCACATTGTGCCGACTGTATTACTCGCAACCATCTTCGTTGGTCATGTTCGACTTGGTGAATCAACTAGAAATCTGGATATGCTGCTTTTATTTTTAGTGTTCATTTTGTTTTCCTTTGTATATAAATGTTTCAGGAAGTTGCATCGGCCAGTGTTGAGATGACTGCTACATTATGCCAAGCAAAAATCCCTGTTTTCTTTTGTATTCTGGATAGTATTCGGAGCACTGTTGGATTTTGCCACAAAATGCCTATTTTTTGGGGGTTATGAATGGTTTCTTCTCGTAGATAGATGATTGATTTTGAAAGGAAACAAAGCTTAATTTCTATCTTTTCCTCCATCCTATGTACTGTTACTTTTGCTCGCGCATTACGCGGGTGTTTAATCAATTAATCAACACGTGTGAATTTTTGCGGGCACCGTGTGGTTGCACGAATATTTATTCAATATTCAATACATGTGAATTTTTGCGGGGCACCGTGTGTACGTGTAAGCAGCTACTAATCTAGTGGACTGAACTGATCCATTATAGGACATGCTCAGAAAGGGAAAGTTTAGACTTACAACTTCTTGTAGGTTGCTAAGTCGAGCGAGCTCATGGTCGCAGGCTTGATAAGGAGGACGTGAGGCCAAAAAAGAGTGAAATTGGTAGGACTTTTGATAGGTGGCTGAATCCCATGGCACATGATTAGCTTCAAACGAACTCTGCTAACCTCAAACGACTGCTACAGTGATTGCACGTAGCGCATTAGTGCCTTGTTGATCACCTGAACTGGCAAGTCAAGGGATTGATCAACTTCTACCACTTCTTAATTTTC
Proteins encoded:
- the LOC103655667 gene encoding zinc finger MYM-type protein 1 produces the protein MGNSGSAHNYSVGCFNNLKNSMTHIDKVMVKENEKLVAEARLRLTTTINSIRWLTFQGCPFRGHDESQNSLNQGNFLEMVKLLASYNKDVKGVVLQNAPKNAKYTSSDVQKEILSIVARKVQKLIREEIGTSKFCIMVDEARDESKKEQMAIVIRFVNKEGLIKERFLDLVHVKDTTAVTLKNSICVVLTATGLLM